The following are from one region of the Paenalkalicoccus suaedae genome:
- the dnaG gene encoding DNA primase produces MSERIPEETIEEIRSSLDIVDVISEYVQLKKQGRNFIGLCPFHGEKTPSFSVSQDKQLYHCFGCGAGGNAFSFVMEYDGLSFIEAVQKLAPKTNVTLPELSIPVNKSEVSDEWKHWYDGHDLAAKLYHHILTSSPEGKKAREYLRKRGFTKTMIDEFQIGYSPDSWSFLSDFLLKRGLKAEDMANCGLVGLRESDGKPFDRFRDRIMFPIWDKQGKVIAFGGRILDPDSEPKYLNSPDSEVFNKGNLLYYFHGARPKMKKKNEAVLFEGYIDVISAHRAGIDYGVGALGTALTESQAKMLRRNVDRVILCYDSDNAGMQATWKNAEILQKAGLEVVVANLPEGYDPDDYIREQGADRFVHDVINRHQTLMAFKSSFLKRGKNVSTEADRLLYMEQMLKEIAKLPKALERDFYIKQLSDDFSVSPEVLKHELSELMAKKEKTVRKEAYKEIQSRTVASAKKMFDAHEAAERHLITLMLQSRSIAEEIEKEIGANFQLEEYQALAALLYSFYGEGYDTNPSSFLERLEDPSLRKLAAELAMKQVNLDLSEQELHDYFKHIRLYPLKQELKELRVQLDQVKEIDERMSIANRILAIQLQLKKAK; encoded by the coding sequence TTGAGTGAACGTATACCAGAAGAAACAATCGAAGAGATTCGTTCCTCTTTAGATATAGTCGATGTCATAAGCGAATATGTACAGTTAAAAAAGCAAGGTAGAAATTTTATCGGTCTTTGCCCATTCCATGGTGAAAAAACGCCTTCTTTCTCCGTTTCGCAGGATAAACAACTTTATCACTGTTTTGGTTGTGGTGCAGGAGGGAACGCTTTTTCTTTTGTCATGGAGTATGACGGACTTTCTTTTATTGAAGCTGTACAAAAGCTCGCCCCTAAAACAAATGTTACATTACCTGAATTGTCGATTCCTGTTAACAAATCAGAAGTATCTGATGAATGGAAGCATTGGTATGACGGGCATGATTTAGCAGCGAAGCTATATCATCACATTTTAACGAGCTCACCTGAGGGGAAAAAAGCTCGTGAGTACCTGCGTAAACGTGGGTTTACTAAAACAATGATTGATGAGTTTCAAATAGGGTATAGTCCAGATTCATGGTCCTTTTTATCAGATTTTTTGTTAAAGAGAGGATTAAAGGCGGAGGACATGGCTAACTGTGGCTTAGTCGGTCTGCGCGAATCAGATGGAAAGCCATTTGATCGCTTCCGTGATCGGATCATGTTCCCTATATGGGATAAGCAGGGTAAAGTAATCGCCTTTGGAGGCAGGATTTTAGATCCTGATAGTGAACCGAAGTATTTAAATAGTCCAGATTCTGAAGTGTTTAATAAAGGGAATCTACTCTATTACTTCCACGGTGCTAGACCAAAGATGAAAAAGAAGAATGAAGCTGTACTATTTGAAGGGTATATCGACGTTATATCCGCCCATAGAGCGGGTATAGATTATGGTGTGGGTGCTTTAGGAACGGCTCTAACAGAATCTCAGGCTAAAATGTTACGCAGAAACGTAGACCGTGTTATATTATGCTATGACTCTGATAATGCTGGTATGCAAGCAACCTGGAAAAATGCAGAGATATTGCAAAAAGCAGGTCTTGAAGTTGTTGTTGCTAACTTGCCAGAAGGCTATGATCCTGATGATTACATTCGGGAGCAGGGTGCTGATCGCTTCGTCCATGATGTGATAAACAGACATCAGACTCTGATGGCGTTTAAGTCATCGTTCCTTAAGCGTGGCAAAAATGTATCAACGGAAGCTGACCGGCTTCTTTATATGGAACAGATGTTAAAAGAGATTGCCAAGTTGCCAAAAGCTTTAGAAAGAGACTTTTATATAAAGCAACTTAGCGATGATTTTTCTGTTTCGCCAGAGGTTTTAAAGCATGAGCTTTCAGAGCTTATGGCGAAAAAAGAAAAAACGGTCAGAAAAGAAGCATATAAAGAGATTCAATCGCGTACGGTAGCTAGTGCGAAAAAAATGTTTGATGCTCATGAAGCAGCCGAACGACACCTTATCACACTCATGCTACAGTCTCGGTCAATAGCGGAAGAGATCGAGAAAGAAATCGGCGCGAACTTTCAGCTTGAAGAATACCAGGCACTTGCCGCTTTACTATATAGCTTTTATGGAGAGGGGTATGACACAAATCCTTCTTCATTCCTAGAAAGACTTGAAGATCCATCATTACGTAAATTAGCCGCGGAGCTTGCAATGAAGCAGGTGAATCTTGATCTGTCTGAGCAAGAACTCCACGATTATTTTAAACACATTAGGCTATATCCACTAAAACAAGAGCTAAAGGAGCTTCGAGTACAACTAGATCAGGTGAAAGAAATCGATGAACGAATGTCGATTGCTAACCGAATTCTAGCCATTCAGTTGCAACTTAAAAAGGCAAAATAG
- the rpoD gene encoding RNA polymerase sigma factor RpoD yields the protein MADKPLRPMAEGDLTIDQVKEQLVEAGKKRGSLTYAEITERLGAFDQDSEQMDEFFEYLGEQGVEILNDSETTSVPSMQQVEKEDAFDLNDLSVPPGIKINDPVRMYLKEIGRVPLLSAAEEVELAKKIEKGDEEAKRRLAEANLRLVVSIAKRYVGRGMLFLDLIQEGNMGLIKAVEKFDYDKGFKFSTYATWWIRQAITRAIADQARTIRIPVHMVETINKLIRVQRQLLQDLGREPSPEEVSKEMDLTPDKVREILKIAQEPVSLETPIGEEDDSHLGDFIEDQEALAPSDAAAYELLKEQLEDVLDTLTDREENVLRLRFGLDDGRTRTLEEVGKVFGVTRERIRQIEAKALRKLRHPSRSKRLKDFLE from the coding sequence ATGGCTGATAAACCACTACGTCCAATGGCGGAAGGTGATTTAACCATCGATCAGGTTAAAGAGCAGTTAGTAGAAGCAGGTAAGAAAAGAGGCTCTTTAACCTACGCTGAAATTACGGAAAGACTAGGTGCATTCGATCAAGATTCCGAACAAATGGATGAGTTTTTTGAATACCTTGGAGAACAAGGTGTTGAAATCCTTAACGATAGCGAAACCACGAGTGTACCAAGCATGCAACAGGTGGAAAAGGAAGATGCATTTGACTTAAATGACTTAAGTGTACCTCCTGGAATTAAAATTAACGATCCTGTACGTATGTATTTAAAAGAAATCGGTCGTGTACCTCTATTGTCTGCAGCTGAAGAAGTAGAGTTAGCGAAAAAAATCGAAAAAGGTGATGAAGAGGCGAAGCGTCGTCTTGCTGAAGCGAACTTACGATTAGTTGTAAGTATTGCAAAGCGTTATGTCGGTCGTGGTATGCTTTTCTTAGATCTCATTCAAGAAGGCAACATGGGTCTTATCAAAGCCGTAGAAAAATTCGATTATGATAAAGGGTTCAAGTTTAGTACGTATGCAACTTGGTGGATCCGTCAGGCTATCACGCGAGCGATTGCTGACCAAGCCCGTACGATCCGTATCCCAGTTCATATGGTAGAAACAATCAATAAGTTAATTCGCGTACAGCGTCAGCTTCTTCAAGACTTAGGGCGTGAGCCGAGCCCAGAAGAAGTATCGAAAGAGATGGATCTGACTCCGGATAAAGTACGTGAAATTCTTAAAATTGCACAGGAACCTGTATCACTCGAAACTCCTATTGGAGAAGAGGATGATTCACACTTAGGTGATTTCATCGAAGATCAGGAAGCATTAGCTCCATCAGATGCTGCTGCATACGAGCTTTTGAAAGAGCAGCTTGAAGATGTCCTTGATACTCTTACTGATCGTGAGGAAAACGTACTTCGTCTTCGTTTCGGCTTAGATGATGGACGCACTCGAACGTTAGAAGAAGTAGGGAAAGTATTTGGCGTAACGCGTGAGCGTATTCGTCAAATCGAAGCAAAGGCACTTCGCAAGCTTCGTCATCCTAGCAGAAGTAAGCGTCTAAAAGACTTCTTAGAATAG
- a CDS encoding glycerophosphodiester phosphodiesterase family protein — MQVIAHRGNKKYYPENTMVAFKSAANYPINGIECDIQLTRDRVPVIIHDPTLERTTNGVGRVADMSYKDISELDAGAPFSNEFSGEKIPSLEEFCAFINQTNLTFHLELKEQLESEGFVKRVLEIVKQAGMIDKTVVSTFIHPYLKEVKEFDSKIETALLTRVPLVNASRYMKRVQADSIHIRHGVQTLLHYRIWARQQKTIRAYNVHTAIDYKRCEARCVSGIISDDPRLMTSFKS; from the coding sequence ATGCAAGTCATTGCGCACCGTGGTAATAAAAAATATTATCCTGAAAACACAATGGTTGCCTTCAAATCAGCTGCGAACTACCCGATTAATGGAATCGAATGTGATATTCAACTGACTCGTGATCGTGTTCCTGTTATTATTCACGATCCAACCTTAGAAAGAACGACAAATGGTGTTGGAAGAGTTGCGGATATGAGCTATAAAGATATTTCGGAATTAGACGCTGGGGCTCCATTTTCCAATGAGTTTAGTGGAGAAAAAATCCCGAGTTTAGAGGAATTCTGTGCGTTTATTAACCAAACGAATCTAACGTTTCATTTGGAGTTAAAGGAGCAGTTAGAATCGGAAGGATTTGTTAAGAGGGTATTAGAGATTGTTAAACAAGCTGGAATGATAGATAAGACAGTGGTATCGACGTTTATTCATCCTTATTTAAAAGAAGTAAAAGAGTTTGATTCTAAGATTGAAACAGCTCTTTTAACACGCGTACCATTAGTGAATGCTTCGCGTTATATGAAACGTGTACAGGCTGATAGTATACATATAAGACACGGCGTGCAAACACTTTTGCACTATAGGATTTGGGCACGACAACAAAAAACCATTCGTGCATATAATGTGCATACTGCGATAGACTATAAACGATGTGAAGCAAGATGCGTTAGCGGAATTATTTCTGACGACCCACGTCTAATGACATCATTTAAATCGTAA
- a CDS encoding c-type cytochrome, with protein MRGAPLFPFAVTAFLGLLLILSLSLVGINIGDDLAGGNENGEGNAEQQEFDDPIELGQSVYEMNCASCHGGNLEGGVGPALDGGNYSQEEILSAIAEGPGSMPAGLASGEEADAVAEFILSVSE; from the coding sequence ATGCGAGGAGCACCTCTATTCCCGTTTGCTGTTACAGCATTTTTAGGTCTTTTACTAATCCTTTCTTTATCACTAGTCGGTATCAATATTGGTGATGATTTAGCTGGCGGTAACGAAAACGGCGAAGGTAACGCAGAGCAGCAAGAATTTGATGATCCAATCGAGCTTGGACAAAGTGTTTATGAAATGAACTGCGCATCTTGTCACGGTGGTAATTTAGAAGGTGGAGTTGGTCCAGCACTTGATGGTGGAAACTACTCACAGGAAGAAATTCTAAGTGCCATTGCAGAAGGTCCTGGTTCAATGCCAGCTGGACTTGCTTCTGGTGAAGAAGCAGATGCAGTTGCAGAATTTATTTTATCTGTAAGCGAATAA
- a CDS encoding tRNA (adenine(22)-N(1))-methyltransferase, with protein sequence MSEFTLSKRLHKVSEYVLGGTVADIGSDHAHLPVYLVKSGVCEYAIAGEVNEGPLDSAKENISKHELTCKVEARLGNGLDVLADRAADTIVIAGMGGPLISSILEHGKDHLAFVTRLVLQPNVAGDHVRGWLYSNGWKLITETILEEDGHIYEIIVAEKGEESIYQDNNREKLIWLGPYLLPEKEDAFKQKWAREKKQLYAIQSNLQHAKSDSESKLQAIAKKITWLEEEGL encoded by the coding sequence ATGAGCGAATTTACCTTATCAAAAAGACTGCATAAAGTATCTGAATATGTGCTTGGTGGCACAGTTGCGGATATTGGATCGGATCATGCGCATTTACCTGTCTATTTAGTCAAAAGTGGTGTATGCGAGTATGCCATAGCAGGAGAAGTGAATGAAGGTCCACTTGATTCGGCGAAAGAGAATATTAGTAAACATGAATTAACGTGTAAAGTGGAAGCAAGACTTGGAAACGGATTAGATGTACTGGCTGATCGTGCGGCTGACACGATTGTTATAGCAGGAATGGGTGGACCTTTAATCTCTTCGATATTAGAGCACGGCAAAGACCATTTAGCTTTTGTGACGCGCTTAGTTTTACAGCCTAATGTAGCAGGAGATCACGTACGCGGTTGGCTCTATTCTAATGGCTGGAAGCTAATCACCGAAACGATTCTTGAGGAAGATGGGCACATCTATGAAATTATCGTGGCGGAAAAAGGCGAGGAAAGCATCTATCAAGACAATAATCGAGAAAAGTTAATTTGGTTAGGTCCTTACCTACTCCCAGAAAAAGAGGATGCATTTAAGCAAAAGTGGGCTAGAGAAAAAAAACAGCTCTATGCTATCCAATCGAATTTACAGCATGCAAAGTCTGATTCGGAATCTAAGCTTCAGGCGATAGCTAAAAAAATCACATGGTTAGAGGAGGAAGGTTTATGA